TGATGCCCATCATCCTCATAACGTGGAATAACGTGAATATGAATGTGAGGAACAGCCTGACCCGAACATGCACCGTTGTTCTGAATCACGTTCACTCCCTGTGCTCCCAGCTGTTTAATTTGCGCCGATGCCACTCGTTTCACCACAGACATCATGGCTGCAAGCACATCGTCCGGAGTAGCGATAATCGGATCATAGTGCTTTTTTGGAATCACCAGAACATGACCCTTGATAATAGGGCCAATATCCATAAAAGCCAAAATATCATCGCTTTCAAAAACTTTTGTGCAGGGAATCATACCCGCTGCAATGTTACAGAAGATACACGCATTCTGATCCATATCTCTCTCCTTCTTTTGAATATGGACTACTAGTATATTCCGCATCACGTTGCGAATTAAAAAAAATATATATGTATCGAGTCACTCTATATTGAAGACGACCGCTTAAATCCTTCTGCACGCTATGGAATCCAGTCGGACGACAATACGCCGACCCGCAGTAAATGCCGAATGATCGCGCCAACAAGTACTGCCATGACAAACAGAGAAAAAAAGAACCATTCCTTTGGGGCTAAACTGTACCGCAGGTGGCGAAGCCATCCATATTTCGGTACAAGGTCTTTATCCCTGACAGAACTCATTTCTGTACGTGCACTTCCCCTGTTTTTCGCCAATAAACGACACACGGAACAACCGTGTGTCGTCTAAACCTGTTCTTATGAAACGGCGATATTCACCAGTTTGCCCGGAACAACGATAATTTTGCGCAGGACCTTTCCTTCCATCCATTTTTGCACATTGGCATCTGCCAGAGCCTCTTTTTCCAGCTCTTCCCGACTGGCATGGGCACTGACGGTCACTCGTCCTCGCACTTTTCCGTTCACTTGCAGAATTAAATCTATGGATTCGCGAATCAATGCCGCCTCATTGACCGTCGGCCAGGCCGCAGTCAGAATACTCGGTTCATATCCAAGTTCCTGCCAAAGTTCTTCGGCAATGTGAGGCGCAAAAGGAGACAACAGCAACACAACGGTTTCCACCGCTTCACGAAATACCGCTTTTGCATTGCCTGTGCTCTCTTCTGAAATCGGAAAAGCATCCATGGCGTTCATCAGTTTCATAATCTGTGCAATCGCCGTATTAAAATGGAAATCGCCACCAAGATCTCGAGTGATCTGTTTGATCGACTCATGTACGGAACGGTATAAATCACGTTCGACATCCTGCATGGAAGATAACTCCGGTTTAGAGCCTTTTATGGCCGTTAAAACCCTTTTATTTTCATAAACACTGCGCCAGATACGACGCAGAAAACGCCAGGCACCTTCTACACCCTGATCATTCCATTCCGCATCTTTTTCCGGCGGACCGATGAAAAGAGTGTAAACTCGCACAGTATCAGCACCATATTCACGAACAAGCTCGGTGGGGCTTACCACATTACCCTTGGACTTCGACATTTTGTAAAGCTGACCATCCACATCGCTTTTCTTGCAGATCATCCCCTGCGTAAACAGATGTGCAAAGGGCTCATCAAAATCGATTAGTTTCAGATCATGAATGGCTTTAGTAAAGAAACGAGCGTACAGCAGATGGAGAATGGCATGCTCGATACCGCCAATATACTGATCCACCGGCATCCATTCATTGCAAATCTTCGTATCCAGTGCCTGTGATGCATCCCTTGCATTCAGGTAACGCAAAAAATACCAGCTGGAATCCACAAACGTATCCATAGTATCGCTTTCCCGACGAGCCGGCTTTCCGCATTGGGGACAGGGCACGTTCATAAAGGCGTCCGATATGGCCAATGGCGATTCCCCTTTAGGACGAAATTCTACATCGTCGGGAAGCAGCACCGGCAAGTCTTTTTCCGGAACAGGCACCATGCCGCAGGTTTCACAATAAATCATCGGAATGGGTGCCCCCCAGTAACGCTGGCGACTAATGAGCCAGTCCCGCAAACGGAAGTTAATCGTCCCTTTGCCAAAGCCCTGCTCCTCAGCAAACGCGGTCATCGCACCAATGGCTTCGCGATTGGGCATGCCGCTGAAAGATCCGGAATCAACACAGAAACCATCGCCGGTATAGGCATCGGTCATGGATTCAAAGATCAATGTCTGTTCTTCATTCTGAACAGAAAGCCGGATGTCCAGATCATATTTTTTTGCAAAAGCCCAATCGCGTGTATCGTGCGCAGGAACGGCCATGACCGCGCCGGTTCCGTACATCAGCACATAATTTCCGACCCACAGCGGAATGGTTTCCCCATTATAGGGATTTACCACATAGCGCCCGGTGAAGACGCCTTTCTTTTCCACTTCATCGGATTCACGATCCAGATTCGTCAACGTGGCGCATTCGGTCACAAAATCGCGAATGTCCTGTTCCTGAGGCAGCCCCTCCACCATTTCCATCAGTTGCGGATATTCTGGAGCCACCACCATATAGGTACAGCCAAAAATCGTATCCACCCGGGTCGTAAAACAGCTGACTTTATTGCTGCTGTCAGGTGTTCCGTCTTCACGCGAAATTAACGCAAAATCTACATTGGTTCCCTCAGAACGACCAATCCAGTTACGCTGCATGATCTTCACACGTTCCGGCCAGCCATCCAGTTTGTCTAAATCGTCCAGAAGACGCTGTGCATAATCCGTAATTTTAAAGAACCACTGTTCCAGTGCCTTCTGTATGACCACGGAATCACAGCGCTCACACATACCATTCACGACCTGCTCGTTTGCCAGCACCGTGGCACAGGAAGGACACCAGTTCACATTGGATTTGGATTTATACGCCAGACCTTTTTCATAAAGCTTTAAAAACAACCATTGCGTCCACTTGTAATAATCTGGTTGACAAGATGTTACTTCTCGATCCCAATCGTAGCAGCATCCCCAGTCGCGCAGTTGCTCTTTGATAATTTTGATGTTGCTGAGCGTACTTTCACGCGGATGCGTACCTGTCTTAATCGCCGCATTTTCCGCCGGCAGTCCAAATGCATCCCAGCCCATAGGTGTGAGAACCCGTTTTCCCTGCATTTTTTTATAACGGGCAACGGCATCACCAATAATATAATTACGCCCGTGTCCGACATGCAGCGTGCCCGAGGGGTACGGAAACATCATCAGACAATAATATTTATCTGATGCATCGACAACATCGGTCTTAAACAAACCATGATCATCCCAATACTTCTGCCATTTTGGTTCAATCTCTGAAAACGGATACTTTTCTTTCATAATCTACGCCTTATCTAATTCTTTTCACTTCAATGAGGGCGTCCGGTTTTTCAACCAGTCCGTCATGATGTCATAGGACATACCCTGCGGCTGTCCATCCTGTACAAATTCGTCAAATGCTCCTTCAGGTCCCTGCGCCACCTGCGCACCAACGGGCCCGTCCAGCATGGCCAGCGGTACCGGCTCGGAGGTATGCCCCATAATTTTGACCGGAGTACGATGATCCATGCAGACCACCAGCCGATAGGGTTCCCCTCGTTCTTCCAGTGCCTTCCACACGGGTGTAACCACTTTTTCATCAAATAATTCAATGGCATGAACCTTCTTTTCAATGGATCCCTGATGGCCGCATTCGTCGGGAGCTTCAATGTGCACATACACGTAATCGTGATGCAGCAGCATGGCCAGAGCCGCATCGACTTTCCCCTGGAAATTGGTATCCAGATACCCCGTTGCCCCGGCAATACGCGGCGCATCCAACCCCATCAGCACACCCAGTCCCCGCACCAAATCCACGGCAGAAACGATACCGCCGGACAGGCCGAAACGCTGTTGATAACTGGGGAGCACCATGCTCTTGCCCTGTCCCCACAACCAAATGCTGTTGGCTTCGTTTTTCCCTTCGGCCCGACGTTTTAGATTCACCGGATGGTTGCGCAGGACCTCAGCAGAACGGCGAACCAGCTCTGTTACTCCCTGCCCCTCCCCTGCCGGCAAATAGTCATCGACCCGTTTGCCGGTAAATTCGTGGGGCGGTTCAATCCAGAACCCGTTGGGCCCCCTGTCCCATATCATTAAGTGCCGATAACTCACCCCCGAACTAAAACGCAGACCATCCCGTCCCAACTCCTTATCCAGTGTCTGAATCAACTGCGCCGCTTCCTCTGTGGAAATGTGCCCCGCCGAATAATCCTTCATCCGACCGTCTTCCAGTGTGACCAAATTGCAGCGATACGCCACATCGTCCGGGCCCAGCAGTACGGAGGCCCCGGCGGCTTCAATGGGTGCTCTCCCCGTGTAATTTTCTGCCGGGTTATATCCCAGTAAACTCAGATTAGCGACATCGCTGCCCGGTGCCATTCCATCGGGAACAGTCTGCACCATATAAACTTGTCCTGCACCGGATATGCGGCGAATTGCCGGAATAGATGCGGCCTGAAGGGGTGTTTTTCCACCCAGTTCATCCAATGGATAATCCCCCATCCCATCGCCCACCAGCACAACATATTTCATTCGTTTTTCTTTCATCAATCGACCTATCCGGCGCAAATAATCATTGCCTTTTTCTATTCCAAAGATATTGTTATAAATTAAACGGACAACATAATCGGAACAGTACATGTCAGGCAACATTTATCCTCTCAAATTTGATCCCATTTATCATCGGGCATTGTGGGGCGGGAATCGCATCGCAAAAACATACGGAAGAAAGGTGTACTTGCTGCATTGCTCTGAATCGTGGGAAATCGCTGACAGGTCACCGGAAAACAGTATTATACGCAACGGCGCACTGGCAAAGACCAGCCTCAGAGATCTTCTGGCTATGGAGCCTGCCTGCATCCTCGGATTTGATGCCCAGACGTCCCATTTCCCCTTGCTGCTTAAAATTATTGATGCCCAAAAATGCCTGAGTGTACAGGTACACCCTACTGATACGGTAGCAAAGCGCATGGGAACCGAACCAAAAGCAGAAATGTGGTACGTGCTTCAAGCCACACCGGAGGCCGCAGTCTATGCAGGGTTTATAGACGGAGTAACCCGCAACGATGTGGAGCAAGCCATCGAAAACAAGACATTGCCCTCGCTGCTGCGCCGTATTCCGGTGACGCAGGGCGATGTGATAAACATCCCTGCTGGCTGCGTTCATGCCATTGATGCCGGCTGTCTGGTTTATGAAATCCAGCAGAATTCCGACACAACCTACCGACTTTATGATTGGGATCGACTTGATGACGACGGACACCCCCGTCCCCTGCACATTCAGGAATCACTGGCCTCGATTAACTGGAATCCGACCGAGCCCATCATTCCTGTCCCAGTACAGTTAAACAACGATCAACATGGCATCTGTCTTAATCGGACGAAATATTTTCAGGTCTCAACCGGTCACGCCGACCTTCCGGTAAAGATACACAACAACATCAATACTTTTACGGTATACTTTGTCACCAATGGCTCTATCTCCGTAGAAGGCTCCGGCGTACGTGAAAACATTCGCACCGGCCAGACTGTATTGTTTCCTGCCGCCTGCCCAGATGTCACTTTTGACCCCGGCGACGGTGCTGCTGACTGGCTGGAAATATCCCTGCCCCACGACGATTCGTAAAGACACTATGACAACCATCATTGCCACCCTACTGCTGTGCCTGCTGCTTCTCGCGTTGGCTTGGATTCGCGCATTGCGGCGACAGATTGATCTGTGCTCAAAAGAGGTAGAGAACAGCAAAAACAGCTTATACTCCTTACTTGAAAAAACACCCTGTCCCTGTCAGACGCTTGATGAAAAAGGGTGCATCATGTATGTCAATCAGGCTTGGCTGGAAACAATGGGATACCAACGCAGCGAAGTCATCGGCGAGTTTTTTGGCACCTTTATGCAGTCGAGATCAACGAATCGCTTCAACAGTTTCTATTCGTCTTTAAAAGAGAGCGGATTGAGCACCGAGCTTGAGCTGGACATGGTTACCAAGACCGGAACGACGATTAATGCGGCCTTTGAAAGCAGTATCGAATCAGAACTGGACGGAACATTCAAACTTGCACACTGCGCCTTTAAAGATGTTTCAAAGTGGAAACAGGCAGAAGACAACCTGCGTAAAAACGAAAGTCTCCTTCAAAAAATATTTGATATCATCCCGACAGGAATATGGCTCGCCGACCGCGACGGAAATATCCTGCGCGGTAATCCAGCAGCCATCGCCATGTGGGGCGCCGAAGCACAGGCTTCTTCATATAATTACAGCATTTTTTCTGCACGGCGGCTACCCGCAGGAACCCCCGTCGCCGACGATGACTGGGCCGTAGCCCACGCACTCTGTGAAGGCATAACGACCACCGGCGAACTCCTCGAGATCGATGCACTGGATGGTGTAACCCGCACCACTATCAACGGGGCCGCCCCCATCATGGATGAACAGGACAATTTGCTTGGAGCCGTCATTTTTAATCAGGATATTACCGATCGAGTACAGTCGGAAACCGAACGTGAAAAACAGCTCATGGAACTGGCGCAATCGCAAAAAATGGAATCTGCTGAACGGCTTGCCGGCGGCATAGCGCACGATTTCAGCAATATGCTGATGAGTATTCTGGGATACGCAGAGCTATGCCGCGACACATTGCCGACAGAGCAGACCGTGCGCCCGTGGCTCGATCAAATCATCACCATTGCCCAGCGCTCAACGGATACGATCAAACAGCTGCAGGCCTTTTCAAGTCAACAGCACATAAACCCCGAAGTATTGAATCTAAACACGGCCATCGACAACGTTCTCCATATACTGCGCCCGCACACGGGTGAAAAGATCCATCTGGTGTGGGAACCGAATTATGCATGCTGGCCAGTGAAACTGGATCCGTCACAAATAGAGTGGATTTTTACGAACTTAGTGGTTAATGCACGCGAGGCCATTGCCGACACCGGCACACTGACCATCGAAATTAAAAACCAATCCATAACCCCCGAAAACATCGACGCGTATCCCCGGCCTCTGCTGACTGGAGACTACGTCATCGTATCCGTCAGCGATACCGGAAAAGGGATGGACGAAATGACCAAAGCCCATATATTCGAACCCTTTTTCACCACCAAAGATAAAGATACCAATAAAGGAACGGGGCTGGGCCTGGCCACAGTCTACGGGATCGTTAAACAAAATCACGGAATCATCGATGTCACCACTGCGCCCGATGAAGGCAGCACCTTTCACATTTACCTGCCGCGCGCGGGAGATGTCCCCCCAGACAGCTCGTCCGCGAACCAGCCAGAAACAGCTGATAAACCGATAAAGTCGACCGTTGCAAAGACGATCCTTCTCGTGGAAGACGAACCCACCGTCCGCCTCACCACGGAGGAATTCCTCAAAGATTTAGGCTACCGCATCCTCATTGCCGCAACCCCGGAAGAAGCATTGACTATCGCGTCAGCAGACAACGATATTCAGCTCCTGATCACTGATGTCATGATGACGGGTATGAGTGGATATGAATTGGCCAAACAGCTGACACACCAGCACCCGGAGCTGTCCGTTTTGTTCATCTCCGGTTACACCGCAGACTTCTTCGCAGATGAGGGAATGATCATCGATGAACGCCATTTTCTGAACAAGCCCTTTTCGCGCACGGCACTGACCAGCAAGGTGCGTGACATCCTCCCGCTGTAAAAAAAACCTCTTCGTGCTAGCCTAAATACCTACAGCCTGACTTCCTTTTCCGGGTTAAAAAGTATAGCACACCTGTAGACTGACAACATCCGCATGACCCGTATAGGTTCCGTTGATCAAATAGGATCCGGAAATATGTTCCAGTTTCGTTTCATTGAAGAACAGATGGAGATATCCGACATCAAAGCTCCAGTCTTCGTTGAGCACATAACTGCATCCTGTGGACAACCAGATACGATCGCCATCGGGAATACGAGGCGTGCGATACGCATCACTGGGAATGGGGGTTGGGTCATAAGCAGTACCGACACGCAATACCAATTTTTCACTATGCTGATAATTGGCACCCAGCGAAAAACGAACTGTATCATCCCAGTTTTCTTCTGTGACAGAATCGGGCTGATTGGAATCATAGCTAATACGCAGTTCGTCAAAGCGGCTCCAATGAGTCCAGCTGACATCCCCCATAACCATCCATTTATCACCGATTCGCTGTCCAACGCTGAAACTCACCGTTTCCGGCAGGTTCAACTTCGCTGTGACATCCGTATCCACAAAAATGTTTTTTGCCTGAAACGCTTTAGCCACACCCGGTACATCAAAAGTCGCATCACCTGACAACTCGTGATCCACGTTTGACCGATACGTCAGCCCCATGGTCGTACCTTTTACCGGCGTGACCATAATGCCTATGTTACCACCCAGTGACCAATCTTCGCCTTCAATGGTGGCCTTTCCATCCAGTCCCTGTGGTGTCGCACCCGCAACACCCGCCTGGTACAGCAAGGCACCAAAATCGACGGCCTGCGATAATTCGGCATGCACGT
This Spartobacteria bacterium DNA region includes the following protein-coding sequences:
- a CDS encoding aromatic hydrocarbon degradation protein → MKVYFSKKTMQILGASTLLGCLAHTGWASGFSIQEQGVKGLGESYSGAAIESRDASAVYFNPAGMPLFGKTEMQLGVQTVMPSFKFDNDGSKYLSGLPLSGGNGGDAGELAPVPNFYYNQMVNETMAVGLGINAPFGLATEYDDGWVGRYTALRSDVSTININPSFGWKINDMISIGFGVDIQYVHAELSQAVDFGALLYQAGVAGATPQGLDGKATIEGEDWSLGGNIGIMVTPVKGTTMGLTYRSNVDHELSGDATFDVPGVAKAFQAKNIFVDTDVTAKLNLPETVSFSVGQRIGDKWMVMGDVSWTHWSRFDELRISYDSNQPDSVTEENWDDTVRFSLGANYQHSEKLVLRVGTAYDPTPIPSDAYRTPRIPDGDRIWLSTGCSYVLNEDWSFDVGYLHLFFNETKLEHISGSYLINGTYTGHADVVSLQVCYTF
- a CDS encoding HIT family protein, which encodes MDQNACIFCNIAAGMIPCTKVFESDDILAFMDIGPIIKGHVLVIPKKHYDPIIATPDDVLAAMMSVVKRVASAQIKQLGAQGVNVIQNNGACSGQAVPHIHIHVIPRYEDDGHHWNWDAKSYESMDEMQQLADRISAELL
- a CDS encoding cofactor-independent phosphoglycerate mutase → MLPDMYCSDYVVRLIYNNIFGIEKGNDYLRRIGRLMKEKRMKYVVLVGDGMGDYPLDELGGKTPLQAASIPAIRRISGAGQVYMVQTVPDGMAPGSDVANLSLLGYNPAENYTGRAPIEAAGASVLLGPDDVAYRCNLVTLEDGRMKDYSAGHISTEEAAQLIQTLDKELGRDGLRFSSGVSYRHLMIWDRGPNGFWIEPPHEFTGKRVDDYLPAGEGQGVTELVRRSAEVLRNHPVNLKRRAEGKNEANSIWLWGQGKSMVLPSYQQRFGLSGGIVSAVDLVRGLGVLMGLDAPRIAGATGYLDTNFQGKVDAALAMLLHHDYVYVHIEAPDECGHQGSIEKKVHAIELFDEKVVTPVWKALEERGEPYRLVVCMDHRTPVKIMGHTSEPVPLAMLDGPVGAQVAQGPEGAFDEFVQDGQPQGMSYDIMTDWLKNRTPSLK
- a CDS encoding mannose-6-phosphate isomerase; the protein is MSGNIYPLKFDPIYHRALWGGNRIAKTYGRKVYLLHCSESWEIADRSPENSIIRNGALAKTSLRDLLAMEPACILGFDAQTSHFPLLLKIIDAQKCLSVQVHPTDTVAKRMGTEPKAEMWYVLQATPEAAVYAGFIDGVTRNDVEQAIENKTLPSLLRRIPVTQGDVINIPAGCVHAIDAGCLVYEIQQNSDTTYRLYDWDRLDDDGHPRPLHIQESLASINWNPTEPIIPVPVQLNNDQHGICLNRTKYFQVSTGHADLPVKIHNNINTFTVYFVTNGSISVEGSGVRENIRTGQTVLFPAACPDVTFDPGDGAADWLEISLPHDDS
- a CDS encoding PAS domain-containing sensor histidine kinase, whose amino-acid sequence is MSLLTPATVLLTGWKYPCPTTIRKDTMTTIIATLLLCLLLLALAWIRALRRQIDLCSKEVENSKNSLYSLLEKTPCPCQTLDEKGCIMYVNQAWLETMGYQRSEVIGEFFGTFMQSRSTNRFNSFYSSLKESGLSTELELDMVTKTGTTINAAFESSIESELDGTFKLAHCAFKDVSKWKQAEDNLRKNESLLQKIFDIIPTGIWLADRDGNILRGNPAAIAMWGAEAQASSYNYSIFSARRLPAGTPVADDDWAVAHALCEGITTTGELLEIDALDGVTRTTINGAAPIMDEQDNLLGAVIFNQDITDRVQSETEREKQLMELAQSQKMESAERLAGGIAHDFSNMLMSILGYAELCRDTLPTEQTVRPWLDQIITIAQRSTDTIKQLQAFSSQQHINPEVLNLNTAIDNVLHILRPHTGEKIHLVWEPNYACWPVKLDPSQIEWIFTNLVVNAREAIADTGTLTIEIKNQSITPENIDAYPRPLLTGDYVIVSVSDTGKGMDEMTKAHIFEPFFTTKDKDTNKGTGLGLATVYGIVKQNHGIIDVTTAPDEGSTFHIYLPRAGDVPPDSSSANQPETADKPIKSTVAKTILLVEDEPTVRLTTEEFLKDLGYRILIAATPEEALTIASADNDIQLLITDVMMTGMSGYELAKQLTHQHPELSVLFISGYTADFFADEGMIIDERHFLNKPFSRTALTSKVRDILPL
- a CDS encoding leucine--tRNA ligase; its protein translation is MKEKYPFSEIEPKWQKYWDDHGLFKTDVVDASDKYYCLMMFPYPSGTLHVGHGRNYIIGDAVARYKKMQGKRVLTPMGWDAFGLPAENAAIKTGTHPRESTLSNIKIIKEQLRDWGCCYDWDREVTSCQPDYYKWTQWLFLKLYEKGLAYKSKSNVNWCPSCATVLANEQVVNGMCERCDSVVIQKALEQWFFKITDYAQRLLDDLDKLDGWPERVKIMQRNWIGRSEGTNVDFALISREDGTPDSSNKVSCFTTRVDTIFGCTYMVVAPEYPQLMEMVEGLPQEQDIRDFVTECATLTNLDRESDEVEKKGVFTGRYVVNPYNGETIPLWVGNYVLMYGTGAVMAVPAHDTRDWAFAKKYDLDIRLSVQNEEQTLIFESMTDAYTGDGFCVDSGSFSGMPNREAIGAMTAFAEEQGFGKGTINFRLRDWLISRQRYWGAPIPMIYCETCGMVPVPEKDLPVLLPDDVEFRPKGESPLAISDAFMNVPCPQCGKPARRESDTMDTFVDSSWYFLRYLNARDASQALDTKICNEWMPVDQYIGGIEHAILHLLYARFFTKAIHDLKLIDFDEPFAHLFTQGMICKKSDVDGQLYKMSKSKGNVVSPTELVREYGADTVRVYTLFIGPPEKDAEWNDQGVEGAWRFLRRIWRSVYENKRVLTAIKGSKPELSSMQDVERDLYRSVHESIKQITRDLGGDFHFNTAIAQIMKLMNAMDAFPISEESTGNAKAVFREAVETVVLLLSPFAPHIAEELWQELGYEPSILTAAWPTVNEAALIRESIDLILQVNGKVRGRVTVSAHASREELEKEALADANVQKWMEGKVLRKIIVVPGKLVNIAVS